From the genome of Virgibacillus proomii, one region includes:
- a CDS encoding polysaccharide deacetylase family protein: MHRYRHLIHFIVFITLVVLTFDINRNVITPMDTTNIMETINREDSLYKEIETKAKQYEEAPQDAYIDRVWKKTPGRNGRIVNIDKSYEKMKKAGVFKETLLVYDEVPPKTGLKDLPPSPIYRGHPEKNMVAFLINVSWGEAYVPELLSILKKHHVKATFFIEGKWAKNNAELVKMIHEQGHLIGNHAYNHPDMSRLSNQNMMEQIVQTNDIIKAIIGTTPKWFAPPSGSYNDHVVQIGHQLNMETVLWTVDTIDWKNPSISVMLNRVNEKLHPGATILMHPTEATARGLDQLITSIKDKKFKINTIEKLVDTQR, from the coding sequence GTGCACCGTTATCGGCATTTAATACATTTTATCGTTTTTATCACACTTGTAGTATTGACGTTTGATATAAATAGAAATGTAATTACACCAATGGATACGACTAATATTATGGAAACAATAAATAGAGAAGATTCACTATATAAGGAGATTGAAACAAAAGCAAAACAGTATGAAGAGGCACCACAAGATGCATATATTGACCGGGTATGGAAAAAAACGCCGGGTCGTAATGGCCGAATCGTTAATATAGATAAATCCTATGAAAAGATGAAAAAAGCAGGGGTATTTAAAGAGACTTTATTAGTCTATGATGAAGTTCCACCGAAAACAGGCTTAAAGGATTTGCCGCCTTCACCAATATATCGTGGGCATCCGGAAAAAAATATGGTAGCATTTCTTATTAATGTTTCATGGGGAGAAGCATATGTTCCTGAACTATTATCAATTTTAAAAAAGCATCATGTAAAGGCAACTTTTTTCATTGAAGGAAAATGGGCGAAAAATAATGCTGAATTAGTAAAAATGATTCACGAACAAGGCCATTTGATCGGAAATCATGCTTATAATCATCCCGATATGTCTAGGTTATCCAATCAAAATATGATGGAACAGATTGTACAAACAAATGATATCATTAAAGCTATTATCGGAACCACCCCAAAGTGGTTTGCTCCTCCTAGCGGTAGCTACAACGATCATGTTGTCCAAATTGGTCATCAATTAAACATGGAAACAGTCCTTTGGACCGTTGATACGATTGATTGGAAGAATCCTTCTATTTCTGTTATGCTTAACCGGGTAAATGAAAAGCTTCATCCGGGTGCAACTATCTTAATGCACCCAACAGAAGCAACAGCGCGTGGTTTAGATCAATTGATTACATCTATCAAAGATAAAAAATTTAAAATAAATACGATTGAAAAGCTGGTTGATACCCAAAGATAA
- a CDS encoding M16 family metallopeptidase — translation MIEKHICKNGLRIVLERIPAVRSVTIGIWVLTGSRNETDEENGISHFLEHMFFKGTKTRSAQDIAEQFDAIGGHVNAFTSKEYTCFYAKVVDTHKEAALEILADMFFNSTFDEVEMEREKKVVYEEIKMYEDTPDDLVHDLLARAAYGKHPLGLPILGTEEHLGAFTKERLRKYMHTRYHPENVVVSVAGNVDATFIKMVEDYFGSYHYASTPRTITEPTFLSKRIERYKDTEQAHLCLGYNGLPINDEYIYSLIIMNNVLGGSMSSRLFQDVREKQGLAYSVFSYHSSFMDSGLLTIYAGTGKDQLEKLIDVIQTTIDDFIFNGLTDRELENSKEQLKGSLLLSSESTNSRMSRNGKNELILKEHLSLDEMVELIDAVNHSSIQHVMDIVFKQAPSIALISSDSK, via the coding sequence GTGATAGAAAAACATATATGTAAAAATGGTTTACGGATTGTTTTGGAACGAATTCCCGCAGTTCGATCCGTGACAATTGGAATTTGGGTACTAACAGGTTCTCGTAATGAAACAGACGAAGAAAATGGCATTTCTCATTTTCTAGAGCATATGTTTTTTAAAGGAACAAAGACACGCTCTGCTCAGGATATTGCAGAGCAATTTGATGCTATTGGTGGACATGTAAATGCATTTACATCAAAAGAATATACATGCTTTTACGCAAAAGTCGTGGATACACATAAAGAAGCAGCTTTAGAAATATTAGCAGATATGTTTTTTAACTCTACCTTTGATGAAGTCGAAATGGAAAGGGAAAAAAAAGTAGTTTACGAAGAAATTAAAATGTACGAGGATACCCCTGACGACCTTGTCCATGATTTATTAGCAAGAGCTGCTTATGGAAAACATCCGCTTGGATTGCCTATTTTAGGGACAGAAGAGCATTTAGGAGCATTTACTAAAGAAAGATTAAGGAAGTATATGCATACTAGATATCATCCTGAGAATGTTGTCGTATCGGTAGCGGGAAATGTAGACGCTACTTTTATAAAAATGGTGGAAGATTACTTTGGGAGCTATCATTATGCTTCTACTCCTAGAACTATTACGGAACCCACATTTTTAAGTAAACGAATAGAGCGTTATAAGGACACCGAACAAGCTCATTTATGCTTAGGATATAATGGGTTACCCATAAATGATGAATATATTTATAGCTTGATTATTATGAACAATGTGCTTGGTGGGAGTATGAGTTCTCGACTGTTTCAGGATGTTAGGGAAAAACAGGGCTTAGCTTATTCCGTATTTTCCTATCATTCTTCATTTATGGATAGTGGGTTATTAACGATTTATGCAGGAACAGGCAAAGATCAATTAGAGAAATTAATTGATGTGATTCAAACAACAATTGATGATTTTATATTTAATGGTTTAACCGATCGAGAACTTGAAAATAGTAAAGAACAGCTAAAAGGGAGTTTATTATTAAGCTCCGAAAGTACAAATAGTCGGATGAGCAGAAACGGAAAAAATGAATTAATTCTAAAAGAACATCTTAGTTTAGATGAAATGGTAGAACTTATTGATGCAGTTAATCATTCATCCATACAGCATGTAATGGACATAGTATTTAAACAAGCACCTTCGATTGCATTAATTTCATCCGACTCTAAATAA
- a CDS encoding YlmC/YmxH family sporulation protein, whose amino-acid sequence MRYKEISRKEIVNVNEGSRLGVLGQTDLEINEMTGQIESFIIPNYKWFGLKKEAEETKIRWSAIKKIGEDMIIIDTK is encoded by the coding sequence TTGCGCTATAAGGAAATTAGTCGAAAAGAGATTGTCAATGTAAATGAAGGTTCAAGATTAGGAGTATTGGGGCAAACAGATTTAGAAATAAATGAAATGACCGGACAAATTGAATCATTTATTATTCCAAATTATAAATGGTTTGGTTTAAAAAAAGAAGCGGAAGAAACAAAAATTCGTTGGAGTGCGATTAAAAAGATTGGCGAGGATATGATAATAATCGATACGAAATAA
- the dpaA gene encoding dipicolinic acid synthetase subunit A, with the protein MKQTIAVIGGDARYLELIRQLQASADITIILVGFDKLEQGFTGLKQVTIHEIDSRNLDAVILPITGTDMEGRVEPVFSEKPIYLPMDWFQKLRKSTIVFTGITNDYLTKVTKKANIKLVPLLDRDDVAIYNSIPTAEGTIMMAIEHTDFTIHSSHVMVVGFGRVGNTVANKFAALGAKVSVSATRVKDLARITEMGLTAVPLQQLAQHMENCDLLINTIPAQVIGKEELKHLPSHAVIIDLASRPGGTDFQYAKQRGIKAILAKSLPGIVAPKTAGKILADVIKQQLTVI; encoded by the coding sequence ATGAAGCAAACAATTGCAGTTATTGGCGGAGATGCGCGTTATTTGGAATTAATTAGACAACTTCAAGCATCAGCAGATATAACTATTATACTTGTCGGTTTCGATAAGTTGGAGCAGGGGTTTACAGGTTTAAAACAAGTTACTATTCATGAGATTGATTCAAGGAATTTAGATGCTGTTATTTTACCAATTACAGGAACTGACATGGAAGGGCGTGTCGAACCGGTTTTTTCCGAAAAACCAATTTATCTTCCGATGGATTGGTTTCAAAAGCTTCGCAAATCCACGATTGTTTTTACTGGGATAACAAATGATTATTTAACAAAAGTGACGAAGAAGGCAAATATTAAACTAGTTCCATTATTAGATAGAGATGATGTTGCGATATATAACTCGATACCAACTGCAGAAGGCACGATTATGATGGCAATCGAACATACTGATTTCACGATTCATTCTTCACATGTTATGGTGGTTGGATTTGGTCGAGTAGGAAATACCGTAGCAAATAAATTCGCTGCATTGGGTGCAAAAGTGTCAGTTAGTGCAACTAGAGTGAAGGATTTAGCTCGAATTACTGAAATGGGGTTAACTGCCGTACCGCTCCAGCAGTTAGCACAGCATATGGAAAATTGTGATCTTTTAATTAATACGATTCCTGCACAAGTCATTGGAAAGGAAGAGTTAAAACATCTCCCATCACATGCCGTCATTATTGATCTAGCTTCTCGACCGGGAGGAACAGATTTCCAATATGCGAAGCAGCGTGGAATTAAAGCCATATTGGCTAAAAGTCTGCCGGGGATTGTAGCACCTAAAACAGCTGGAAAAATATTGGCAGATGTTATTAAACAACAATTAACTGTTATTTGA
- the dpaB gene encoding dipicolinate synthase subunit B yields MSLVGKRIGFGLTGSHCTYDQVFPQMERLMVLGAEVVPVVTYTVRTTDTKFGDAQDHLDKIKAITGKEIITTMPEAEPLGPKMPLDCMVVAPLTGNSLSKLANALTDSPVLMAAKATMRNQRPVVVGISTNDALGLNGVNVMRLMASKFIYFIPFGQDDPYNKPNSLVAKMELLPETVESALNFKQLQPVIVPHEG; encoded by the coding sequence ATGAGTTTAGTAGGTAAACGAATCGGTTTTGGTTTGACGGGATCTCATTGTACGTATGATCAGGTTTTTCCACAAATGGAGCGTTTAATGGTGCTTGGAGCAGAAGTGGTTCCAGTAGTAACTTATACTGTACGAACAACTGACACGAAATTCGGAGATGCTCAAGATCATCTGGATAAAATTAAAGCCATAACAGGAAAAGAAATTATCACGACGATGCCTGAAGCAGAGCCATTAGGACCTAAAATGCCATTAGATTGTATGGTTGTTGCACCATTAACTGGAAATTCTTTAAGTAAGCTCGCGAATGCTTTAACTGACTCTCCTGTATTAATGGCGGCAAAAGCAACGATGCGGAATCAACGCCCAGTTGTAGTGGGCATCTCAACAAATGATGCACTTGGCTTAAATGGGGTAAACGTAATGAGGCTGATGGCTAGTAAATTCATTTATTTTATTCCATTTGGTCAAGACGATCCGTATAACAAGCCAAACTCACTTGTAGCTAAAATGGAGTTATTACCAGAAACTGTAGAATCGGCATTAAATTTTAAACAACTTCAGCCTGTTATTGTTCCTCACGAAGGCTAA
- the asd gene encoding aspartate-semialdehyde dehydrogenase, with protein MSQKSAYNVAVVGATGAVGQKIIELLEEKDFPIDQLKLLSSKRSAGTKKKFKQQEVIVEEAVPESFTGVDIALFSAGGSVSKKLAPEAVKRGAVVIDNTSAYRMDDSVPLVVPEVNKADLKQHQGIIANPNCSTTQMVAALKPLKDAFGLKRIIVSTYQAVSGAGNEACDELTKQSQDHLSGKELHAELLPVKGDKKHFPIAFNALPQIDVFQDNGYTFEEMKMINETKKIMHASELPVAATCVRLPFFTSHAESVYIEVEKENVTVEDLWKQLEGADGLVLQDNPSEQLYPTPLTAAGKEEVFVGRVRKDLDHKNGFHLWIVSDNLLKGAAWNTVQIAQELIQNNWLQR; from the coding sequence ATGTCACAAAAATCAGCTTATAATGTAGCTGTCGTTGGAGCAACAGGTGCAGTTGGGCAAAAAATAATCGAGTTATTAGAAGAAAAAGATTTTCCAATAGATCAATTAAAGTTGTTGTCTTCAAAGCGATCAGCAGGTACGAAGAAAAAGTTTAAGCAACAGGAAGTCATTGTTGAGGAAGCAGTTCCAGAGAGTTTTACCGGAGTGGATATTGCTCTATTTTCAGCTGGAGGTTCCGTATCCAAAAAATTAGCTCCAGAGGCTGTAAAGCGTGGAGCAGTAGTTATTGATAATACAAGCGCCTATCGGATGGATGATTCTGTTCCATTGGTCGTTCCTGAAGTAAACAAAGCTGACTTAAAGCAGCATCAAGGAATTATTGCCAATCCGAACTGTTCAACGACCCAAATGGTAGCTGCTTTAAAGCCGCTTAAAGACGCTTTCGGCTTAAAACGCATCATTGTTTCTACCTATCAAGCTGTGTCCGGGGCTGGTAATGAAGCATGTGATGAGTTAACGAAGCAATCTCAGGATCATCTATCAGGGAAAGAGCTTCATGCAGAGCTTCTTCCAGTTAAAGGAGATAAAAAGCATTTTCCAATTGCATTTAATGCGCTGCCGCAAATTGATGTATTTCAAGATAATGGCTATACGTTTGAGGAAATGAAAATGATTAATGAGACCAAAAAAATCATGCACGCTTCTGAGTTGCCTGTAGCAGCAACTTGTGTAAGGCTTCCATTTTTCACTTCTCATGCGGAAAGTGTTTATATTGAAGTAGAAAAGGAAAATGTTACAGTGGAAGATTTATGGAAACAATTGGAGGGAGCTGACGGTCTTGTTTTACAAGATAACCCTTCGGAACAGCTATACCCTACACCATTAACTGCCGCTGGAAAGGAAGAAGTATTTGTCGGTAGGGTTCGAAAAGATTTAGATCATAAAAACGGTTTCCATTTATGGATTGTATCGGATAATTTATTAAAAGGCGCAGCTTGGAATACAGTTCAAATCGCTCAAGAATTAATTCAAAACAATTGGTTGCAACGATAG
- the dapG gene encoding aspartate kinase: protein MEILVQKFGGTSVQSEKNREHVIKHIKDALVKEYKLVVVVSALGRKPDPYATDTLLGLVGFPANKNTPRELDMLMSCGEIISSVVLSNELQKHHITATALTGAHAGFITTDDFTQAKIKEVKPDRILKELETHDVVVVAGFQGVTEAGDITTIGRGGSDTTAAALGVALAAERIEIFTDVNGIMTADPRVVETARPLDVVTYSEICNLAYQGAKVIHPRAVEIAMQGKIPMRVRSTYSKDAGTLVTSSRVEGMDITDRLITGIAHIDSITQIRVQTKEAEFGIQSDVFKAMAEAGISVDFITISPTEVIYTVPDIYTEKAVHILETLGFHPQITENCAKVSAVGAGMTGVPGVAAKIVQALTDANVQILQSADSHTTIWVLVHEKDLKMAVNALHEAFDLSHV, encoded by the coding sequence ATGGAAATACTCGTTCAAAAATTCGGCGGTACTTCTGTTCAGTCCGAAAAAAATCGAGAACATGTTATTAAACATATTAAAGATGCATTAGTAAAAGAATATAAATTAGTAGTTGTCGTTTCTGCTTTAGGGCGAAAACCAGACCCCTATGCAACTGATACACTGCTTGGACTTGTTGGCTTTCCGGCGAATAAAAATACGCCACGAGAATTGGATATGCTTATGTCCTGCGGTGAAATTATTTCATCGGTTGTTTTGTCCAATGAATTACAAAAGCATCATATTACTGCGACAGCTTTAACTGGCGCACATGCTGGTTTTATTACGACGGATGATTTCACTCAAGCAAAAATCAAAGAAGTAAAACCAGACCGAATTTTAAAAGAATTAGAAACCCATGATGTGGTAGTTGTTGCGGGATTTCAAGGGGTAACAGAAGCTGGTGATATAACAACGATTGGCAGAGGTGGCAGTGATACAACAGCAGCAGCATTAGGGGTCGCTTTAGCAGCTGAACGTATTGAAATATTTACCGATGTAAATGGGATTATGACCGCCGACCCGCGCGTTGTGGAAACGGCGAGACCTCTAGATGTAGTTACGTATTCGGAAATTTGTAATTTAGCATATCAAGGAGCTAAGGTGATTCATCCGCGCGCCGTAGAAATTGCCATGCAAGGAAAAATTCCGATGCGTGTAAGGTCAACATATTCGAAGGATGCAGGAACACTTGTTACTTCTTCCCGTGTGGAAGGGATGGATATAACAGATCGTTTAATTACAGGAATAGCACATATAGACTCCATTACGCAAATTCGGGTACAAACAAAAGAAGCAGAGTTTGGTATACAATCAGATGTGTTTAAGGCAATGGCAGAGGCAGGAATATCGGTTGATTTTATTACTATCTCACCAACCGAAGTGATCTATACTGTTCCGGATATTTATACAGAAAAGGCCGTACACATATTAGAAACACTAGGTTTTCACCCACAAATCACCGAAAATTGTGCTAAAGTTTCAGCGGTAGGGGCAGGAATGACTGGAGTTCCCGGTGTTGCCGCTAAAATCGTGCAAGCACTAACTGATGCAAATGTACAAATTCTTCAATCCGCAGACAGTCATACGACGATTTGGGTTCTAGTGCATGAAAAAGACTTAAAAATGGCTGTAAATGCATTACACGAAGCATTTGATTTAAGTCATGTGTAG
- the dapA gene encoding 4-hydroxy-tetrahydrodipicolinate synthase, translating to MNFGRVLTAMVTPFDHKGNIDYDQTNVLIEHLLNNGTDGLVVAGTTGESPTLTAEEKISLFRHVVKTVDKRVPVIAGTGGNNTKTSIALTKEAERCDVDAIMLVTPYYNKPNQRSLYEHFKVIAEETTRPVMLYNIPGRSVVNITAETTIALSKIGNIVSIKEASGDLDQIAEIVERTDDDFSVYSGDDSMTLPILSIGGTGVVSVASHIVGNEMKQMVNLFYDGKTQQAAQFHRKLLPVMKGLFKAPSPSPVKAALRIKGMDVGGLRLPLLDLTPEERDELTVIIENIGK from the coding sequence ATGAATTTTGGTCGAGTTTTAACCGCAATGGTTACACCATTTGATCATAAGGGCAACATTGATTATGACCAAACTAACGTACTCATTGAGCATTTGTTGAATAACGGAACAGATGGTTTAGTTGTTGCAGGTACAACAGGAGAGTCACCAACCTTAACAGCTGAGGAAAAGATTAGTCTCTTTCGTCATGTCGTAAAAACAGTGGATAAACGAGTTCCTGTGATAGCGGGAACAGGAGGCAATAATACAAAAACTTCTATTGCTTTAACGAAAGAAGCAGAACGTTGTGATGTTGATGCAATTATGCTCGTTACACCTTATTATAATAAGCCGAATCAACGCAGTTTATATGAACATTTTAAGGTGATTGCAGAGGAAACGACTCGTCCAGTAATGCTTTACAATATCCCCGGCAGATCCGTCGTAAATATAACTGCTGAAACAACGATCGCATTAAGCAAAATCGGTAATATTGTTTCCATTAAAGAGGCGAGTGGAGACCTTGATCAAATTGCAGAGATTGTTGAACGTACAGATGATGATTTTTCCGTTTATAGTGGCGATGACAGTATGACATTGCCTATTTTATCAATTGGCGGTACCGGTGTTGTGTCTGTTGCCTCACATATAGTAGGAAATGAAATGAAGCAAATGGTAAACCTGTTTTATGATGGGAAGACACAACAAGCAGCTCAATTCCATCGTAAGCTCTTACCTGTAATGAAAGGATTGTTCAAAGCTCCATCACCATCTCCTGTAAAAGCAGCCTTACGCATAAAAGGAATGGATGTCGGAGGATTACGTTTACCACTTTTAGATTTAACACCGGAGGAGCGAGATGAATTAACTGTAATCATTGAAAATATCGGTAAGTAA
- a CDS encoding ClpP family protease translates to MNNNEPEKQEEQGQENNPSALVQKIQQLGQTNVPQVPDSNIHVLSIIGQVEGHIQLPPQNKTTKYEHLLPQLIAIEQNPKIEGLVILLNTVGGDVEAGLALSEMIASISKPTVSIVLGGGHSIGVPIAVAADYSFIAPTATMTIHPIRLTGLVIGVPQTFEYLDEMQNRVVDFVVKHSHISEKKFKDLMFAKGNLTRDIGTNVVGKAAVEYGLIDGVGGVKEAMKKVNEMIKDNGMQQEQVIQ, encoded by the coding sequence ATGAATAATAATGAGCCAGAGAAGCAAGAGGAACAAGGTCAAGAGAATAATCCTTCTGCGTTAGTGCAAAAAATCCAACAGCTGGGGCAAACAAACGTACCACAGGTACCAGATTCAAATATTCATGTACTATCCATTATTGGGCAAGTAGAAGGTCATATTCAGTTACCTCCACAAAATAAAACGACCAAATATGAGCATTTATTGCCCCAATTAATTGCCATTGAACAAAATCCCAAAATAGAGGGACTGGTTATTTTACTAAATACAGTTGGTGGTGATGTAGAAGCAGGTTTAGCGTTATCAGAAATGATCGCATCTATTTCTAAGCCAACGGTCTCTATCGTACTTGGAGGAGGGCATTCTATTGGTGTACCAATTGCTGTAGCTGCCGATTATTCCTTTATTGCGCCAACAGCAACGATGACCATACATCCTATTCGCTTAACAGGGTTAGTAATTGGTGTTCCACAAACATTTGAATATTTGGATGAAATGCAAAACCGGGTAGTTGATTTTGTAGTTAAACATTCCCATATTTCGGAGAAAAAATTTAAAGACCTCATGTTTGCCAAAGGAAACTTAACACGTGATATTGGGACAAATGTGGTCGGAAAAGCTGCAGTAGAATATGGTTTGATCGATGGAGTAGGCGGTGTGAAAGAGGCGATGAAAAAAGTCAATGAAATGATTAAGGATAATGGAATGCAACAAGAGCAGGTGATTCAATGA
- a CDS encoding YlzJ-like family protein: MMILYTPLANEDIFPADQGFGNRQVVSYNGKSMYCEKKTDGTYEILQLLSTDPQDFLNQQFSPGTIISKDR; this comes from the coding sequence ATGATGATTTTATATACTCCACTTGCGAATGAAGATATATTTCCGGCTGATCAAGGTTTCGGAAATCGTCAAGTTGTATCCTACAATGGAAAATCGATGTATTGTGAAAAAAAAACAGATGGAACCTATGAAATCCTTCAGTTGTTATCTACAGATCCACAGGATTTTTTAAATCAGCAATTTTCACCAGGGACGATTATCTCTAAAGACAGATAA
- a CDS encoding FtsK/SpoIIIE family DNA translocase, with protein sequence MARKKKKRNTKLKKQLKLELLGLLLIFLGIFGSGASAISDGVIPGGLEHLFRFFLGIWYFIASVLLLITGIILVVKRKVPYFMTKRLIGFYIIVCGVLLLTHIQMFDQVIAGENKISIIGSTWENYSLYLDKQLPSEYLGGGMVGALLLTLAYYLFSLIGAKIVAVFSIMIGLVFVTDLSVGDIFSKLLQRISSSLKIMKTSLKKKQTKQREVQINQGNVKENEEVIEEHPVAEPVIQDFTDHTMNHERLAEHEHEISNIEPQTKRSDDEELENMPMTEVENYEYVLPSMQLLAEPAHNSQLQEKSKIQETVRKLEKTFTSFGVKARVTKVHVGPAVTKYEVYPGTGVKVSKIVSLHDDLALALAARDLRIEAPIPGKSAVGIEVPNQEIAMVSLREVLDSIVNKQGSKLLFALGRDISGEAIVAELNKMPHLLIAGATGSGKSVCVNSIITTILMRAKPHEVKMMMIDPKKVELNVYNGIPHLLAPVVTDPKKASRALQKVVAEMERRYDLFSDTGTRNIEGYNEYIRKYNKRTDDKQPNLPYIVVLVDELADLMMVASADVEDAITRLAQMARAAGIHLIIATQRPSVDVITGVIKANIPSRIAFSVSSTTDSRTILDSGGAEKLLGRGDMLFLPVGASKPVRVQGAFLSDEEVERVVNHCIEQQKASYQEEMIPEEPSEMLDEVDDELYDDAVQLITEMQTASVSMLQRRFRIGYTRAARLIDAMELRGIVGPYEGSKPRKVLVSQQTDEQSHSIN encoded by the coding sequence ATGGCAAGAAAGAAAAAGAAGCGCAATACAAAACTAAAAAAACAGTTAAAGCTAGAGTTACTCGGGCTGTTGCTTATTTTTTTGGGGATATTCGGAAGCGGCGCGAGTGCTATAAGTGATGGTGTTATACCAGGAGGTTTAGAACATTTATTTCGCTTCTTTTTAGGAATTTGGTATTTTATAGCATCTGTTCTCTTACTTATCACAGGGATAATTCTGGTTGTTAAGCGAAAAGTACCTTATTTTATGACGAAACGACTTATCGGTTTTTATATTATTGTTTGTGGTGTATTGCTCTTAACGCATATCCAAATGTTTGATCAAGTAATAGCTGGCGAGAATAAAATATCCATTATTGGATCCACATGGGAGAATTATTCCTTATATTTGGATAAACAGCTTCCATCAGAATATTTAGGTGGTGGGATGGTCGGAGCATTATTATTAACCTTAGCCTACTATTTGTTTTCATTAATTGGAGCTAAAATTGTTGCTGTTTTCTCGATAATGATTGGCCTCGTTTTTGTCACGGATTTATCGGTGGGTGATATTTTTTCTAAACTGCTGCAACGGATTTCAAGCTCTTTAAAGATTATGAAGACCTCACTGAAAAAGAAGCAAACGAAACAGCGAGAAGTCCAAATAAATCAAGGTAATGTTAAGGAAAACGAGGAAGTTATAGAGGAACATCCAGTTGCTGAGCCGGTAATTCAGGACTTTACAGATCATACAATGAATCATGAACGACTAGCGGAACACGAGCATGAAATATCCAACATAGAACCGCAAACGAAGCGGTCTGATGATGAAGAATTAGAAAATATGCCGATGACCGAGGTGGAAAACTATGAATATGTGCTTCCATCCATGCAGTTACTGGCAGAACCTGCACATAATTCACAGTTACAGGAGAAATCAAAGATTCAGGAGACAGTCCGAAAATTAGAAAAAACATTTACAAGTTTTGGTGTAAAAGCACGGGTGACAAAAGTTCATGTTGGACCAGCTGTAACGAAGTATGAAGTATATCCCGGTACCGGTGTGAAAGTTAGCAAAATAGTAAGCTTGCATGACGATCTTGCTTTAGCCTTAGCAGCTAGAGATTTACGGATCGAAGCACCGATTCCAGGAAAATCTGCTGTAGGTATTGAGGTACCAAATCAAGAGATCGCAATGGTGTCATTACGAGAAGTATTAGATAGTATTGTTAATAAACAGGGCTCGAAGTTATTGTTTGCTCTTGGCAGAGATATTTCTGGAGAAGCGATCGTTGCTGAATTAAATAAGATGCCGCATTTGCTGATTGCCGGAGCAACCGGAAGCGGGAAAAGTGTTTGTGTAAACAGTATTATTACGACAATATTAATGCGGGCAAAACCACATGAAGTAAAGATGATGATGATCGATCCGAAAAAAGTAGAGCTAAATGTCTATAACGGTATTCCACATCTGTTAGCACCTGTCGTAACAGATCCGAAAAAAGCTTCTCGCGCATTACAAAAGGTTGTAGCAGAAATGGAGAGACGATACGATTTATTTTCCGACACAGGTACAAGAAATATTGAAGGGTATAATGAATATATTCGTAAATATAATAAGCGTACAGATGATAAACAGCCTAATCTTCCGTATATTGTTGTGTTAGTAGATGAACTTGCCGACTTGATGATGGTTGCTTCTGCAGATGTTGAAGATGCGATTACAAGATTAGCACAAATGGCACGGGCAGCAGGAATTCATTTAATTATTGCTACCCAGCGGCCGTCAGTTGATGTTATTACTGGGGTCATCAAAGCCAATATTCCTTCACGCATCGCCTTTAGTGTATCGTCTACTACCGATTCACGGACCATTCTTGATAGTGGGGGTGCTGAGAAACTTCTGGGACGAGGAGATATGCTGTTTTTACCAGTAGGAGCATCGAAACCTGTTCGTGTGCAAGGAGCTTTTCTATCTGATGAAGAGGTAGAACGTGTAGTAAATCATTGTATTGAACAGCAAAAGGCCTCCTATCAGGAAGAAATGATACCTGAAGAGCCTAGTGAAATGTTAGATGAAGTGGATGATGAACTATATGATGATGCGGTACAATTAATTACGGAGATGCAAACTGCCAGCGTATCCATGCTGCAACGTCGGTTCCGAATTGGTTATACACGCGCAGCTAGATTAATAGACGCAATGGAATTACGAGGAATTGTTGGACCTTATGAAGGAAGTAAACCTCGTAAAGTGTTAGTTAGTCAGCAGACAGACGAACAATCTCATTCCATCAATTAG